A single region of the Granulicella aggregans genome encodes:
- a CDS encoding UDP-N-acetylmuramoyl-L-alanyl-D-glutamate--2,6-diaminopimelate ligase → MDVNQLLAGLTTVARRDGIADVTGVEYDSRRIKVRDAFVAMRGETTDGNRYIEAALTKGAAAVVTDSREAYEELALKHPTLPVALVERGRRALAEVSAAVFGDPEKRLALTGVTGTNGKTTTAFLVESLLKSVGRTCVLIGTIEYHVGDAVRASEHTTPESRDVLQVFADGVAVGASEAVMEMSSHALEQERVWGLPVEVAIFTNLTQDHLDYHGTMERYFEAKLRLFEGVGTVPPRVAVVNVDDAYGRRIVEAARHSQVLTYGFDEGAEFRAIDVRMKAGETRFTMMTPKGMVEMLSPLTGRVNVYNLLAASAAAYARGLTVEEIVAGAARVGQVPGRFQVVPSGSGVTVVVDYAHTDDALRNLIALARELVAPQNGRVITLFGCGGDRDKTKRPKMGRAAGEGSDLVVLTSDNPRTENPSVILAEALAGVKTTTGTTCIVEEDRRGAIEIAIRAAKAGDIVLIAGKGHEKMQILAGGTVPFDDAAVAAEVLEEL, encoded by the coding sequence ATGGATGTGAATCAGTTGTTGGCTGGTTTGACGACTGTTGCGCGGCGCGATGGTATAGCCGATGTGACGGGCGTGGAGTACGACTCGCGGCGGATAAAGGTTCGCGATGCTTTTGTTGCGATGCGCGGTGAGACGACCGATGGTAATCGGTATATCGAAGCCGCGTTGACCAAGGGCGCGGCGGCGGTTGTTACTGATTCGCGTGAGGCTTACGAAGAGTTGGCGCTGAAGCATCCGACGTTGCCGGTAGCGCTTGTGGAGCGTGGGCGGCGGGCGCTGGCTGAGGTGAGCGCGGCGGTCTTCGGGGATCCGGAGAAGAGACTGGCGTTGACCGGCGTGACCGGGACGAATGGGAAGACGACGACCGCGTTTCTGGTTGAGTCGCTGCTGAAGTCCGTGGGCCGGACCTGCGTGCTGATCGGGACGATTGAGTACCACGTCGGCGATGCGGTGCGGGCGTCGGAGCACACGACGCCGGAGTCGCGGGACGTGCTGCAGGTGTTTGCGGACGGCGTGGCGGTGGGCGCAAGCGAGGCAGTGATGGAGATGTCGTCTCATGCGCTGGAGCAGGAGCGGGTATGGGGGCTACCGGTGGAGGTGGCGATCTTCACCAATCTTACCCAGGACCATCTTGACTATCACGGCACGATGGAGCGGTACTTCGAGGCGAAGCTACGGCTGTTCGAGGGTGTGGGGACCGTGCCGCCTCGGGTGGCCGTGGTGAATGTCGACGATGCGTATGGGCGGCGGATCGTGGAGGCGGCGCGACACTCGCAGGTGCTGACGTATGGATTCGATGAGGGCGCTGAGTTCAGGGCAATCGATGTGCGGATGAAGGCGGGCGAGACGCGGTTTACGATGATGACGCCGAAGGGCATGGTGGAGATGCTATCGCCGCTGACGGGGAGGGTGAATGTCTACAACCTGCTGGCTGCGAGTGCGGCGGCATATGCTCGTGGGCTGACGGTGGAGGAGATTGTGGCTGGAGCGGCTCGGGTGGGGCAGGTGCCGGGACGGTTTCAGGTGGTGCCTTCTGGGAGCGGGGTGACGGTAGTGGTTGACTATGCACATACGGATGATGCTCTGCGGAATTTGATCGCGCTGGCTCGCGAGTTGGTAGCTCCGCAGAATGGACGAGTGATTACGCTGTTTGGGTGTGGTGGAGACCGCGATAAGACGAAGAGGCCGAAGATGGGACGGGCTGCGGGTGAAGGCAGCGATCTGGTGGTGCTGACCAGCGACAATCCTCGGACTGAGAATCCTTCGGTTATCCTCGCGGAGGCGCTGGCGGGGGTGAAGACTACGACGGGGACGACTTGCATCGTTGAGGAAGACCGGCGTGGGGCGATTGAGATTGCGATTCGGGCGGCGAAGGCCGGGGATATCGTGCTGATTGCTGGTAAGGGGCACGAGAAGATGCAGATACTGGCGGGAGGGACAGTCCCGTTTGATGATGCTGCG